The following proteins come from a genomic window of Hoplias malabaricus isolate fHopMal1 chromosome 15, fHopMal1.hap1, whole genome shotgun sequence:
- the bbs1 gene encoding Bardet-Biedl syndrome 1 protein, with protein sequence MSSVPMEMKDGAVSSSKWLDAHYDPVANIYTFSSCIALADLHGDGENKLVVGDLGTGTSNMKLKVYRGTGLLSENTLLDLPTGLVSFLMDQHEPRTPAIAVASGPFIYIYKNLRPYFKFTLPTLEVNPLEQDVWSQAREDMIDPLTLKELLEGIRDRAEIPLSVRSLRFLMLEPQDMETYVNLHKQQPIRRQTVITCIGTLKKNMADDDAVSCLVIGTESQEVYILDPEAFTILSKLSLPSVPTLMDVTGQFDVEFRITVACRNGNIYILRRDSPRPKYCIELTSHPVGLVRLGKNVVVGCAQETLHGYTQKGKKLWTTYLPAPVTTMAMLDLPTRGFQAVLVALASCEVHVYRDKNLVSTIKTPDVVTSICFGRYGREDGTLIMTTKGGGLIVKILKRTAVFDDKDSAPGPPIAQSIRLNVPKKTKLYVDQTLRERENAVAMHRAFQMDLSRMRLAAARAYVKALESSLTPMSASLTEPLKMNAVVQGLGPSFKLTLNIQNTAASRPVMNLAISFLYDENLYSMRTAFFKIPLLVPGLNYPIDTFVECLSDKGISDIIKVFVLREGKSAPLLTAHINMPVSEGLALS encoded by the exons ATGTCTTCAGTCCCTATGGAGATGAAAGACGG GGCAGTGTCCAGTTCCAAATGGCTCGATGCCCACTATGACCCAGTTGCTAATATCTATACTTTTTCTTCCTGCATTG cCCTGGCAGACCTGCATGGAGATGGTGAGAACAAG CTGGTTGTGGGTGACCTGGGTACAGGAACAAGCAACATGAAGCTGAAGGTATACCGTGGCACAGGGTTGCTGAGTGAGAATACACTTTTGGACTTGCCCACTGGCCTGGTGTCTTTCCTCATGGACCAGCACGAGCCTCGTACCCCAGCAATTGCTGTAGCCTCAGGACCCTTCATCTACATTTACAAGAACCTGCGTCCATACTTCAAATTCACTCTGCCCACTCTGGAGGTCAACCCCCTAGAACAGGATGTGTGGAGTCAAGCTAGAGAA GATATGATTGATCCGTTGACGCTGAAGGAATTGTTAGAGGGTATAAG GGATAGAGCTGAAATCCCCCTCTCTGTCAGATCTCTACG GTTCCTAATGCTTGAACCTCAGGATATGGAGACTTACGTTAACCTTCACAAACAGCAGCCGATACGCAGACAG ACGGTTATTACATGCATAGGGACCTTGAAGAAGAACATGGCAGATGATGATGCAGTCAGCTGCCTTGTGATCGGCACAGAAAGTCAAGAAGTATATATCTTGGACCCGGAGGCCTTTACCATTCTCTCAAAG CTGTCCCTTCCCAGTGTCCCTACACTGATGGATGTGACGGGTCAGTTTGATGTGGAGTTCAGAATCACGGTAGCTTGTAGAAAtggaaatatttacatattgcgCAG GGACTCTCCAAGACCTAAGTACTGTATTGAACTGACCTCTCATCCTGTCGGGCTAGTGAGGTTGGGGAAGAATGTGGTGGTGGGCTGCGCTCAAGAGACTCTGCATGGTTATACTCAGAAG ggGAAGAAACTTTGGACGACCTACCTGCCTGCCCCGGTCACCACAATGGCCATGCTTGACCTGCCCACCCGGGGCTTTCAGGCTGTGCTGGTGGCTCTGGCCAGCTGTGAGGTGCATGTGTACAGGGACAAGAACTTAGTCAGCACAATCAAGACACCA GACGTGGTAACCAGCATTTGCTTTGGCCGTTATGGTCGGGAAGATGGCACTCTAATAATGACCACAAAAG GAGGTGGCCTCATTGTTAAGATCCTGAAGAGAACCGCTGTGTTTGATGATAAGGACTCTGCCCCAGGTCCTCCGATAGCTCAGAGCATCCGTCTGAATGTGCCAAAGAAAACCAAGCTTTATGTGGATCAAACCTTACGAGAAAGGGAGAATGCTGTGG CCATGCACAGAGCCTTCCAAATGGACCTAAGTAGGATGCGGTTAGCAGCAGCTAGAGCTTATGTCAAAGCCTTGGAGTCTAGTCTTACTCCTATGTCTGCCAGCTTGACAGAGCCTCTCAAGATGAATGCAGTG GTTCAAGGCTTAGGCCCATCTTTCAAACTCACTCTGAACATTCAGAACACGGCAGCCAGCCGACCTGTAATGAATCTAGCAATCAGTTTCCTTTATGATGAGAACTTGTACAGCATGAGGACAGCCTTCTTTAAG ATCCCCCTGCTGGTTCCAGGGCTTAACTATCCCATTGACACATTTGTGGAGTGCTTGAGTGATAAAGGCATTTCGGACATCATCAAA GTTTTCGTGCTAAGAGAAGGGAAGAGTGCACCACTCCTCACTGCTCATATTAACATGCCTGTAAGTGAGGGGTTGGCTCTCAGCTAG